The Daucus carota subsp. sativus chromosome 9, DH1 v3.0, whole genome shotgun sequence genome window below encodes:
- the LOC108202718 gene encoding receptor-like protein 46 — translation MESKGSLSKVVLSFIFRLMLCSPCPTHQKQSLLRFKSSFVDAYNTSDPSLLDLGSWDSTSDSCAWNRVVCGSYSRSIVALNLSNIYTPLQHYNINPNILDPIYSITSLSLLNISYNFIVGEISGKGLANLTKLVHLDMSLNDFNGTIPAQVFQLKNLQFLDLSYNSLKGGLSSVVGKLGNLRTRKLEENVLDGYVPVQIGNLTKSQHFSINHNKLLGRIPDSIGYLKGLERLYMSENSFSGLIPPSISNLIRLETLLLENNRLSGEIPSSLFDIESLKILNLGGNTLTWNNNVKIVPKYDM, via the exons ATGGAGAGTAAGGGAAGCCTGAGCAAAGTagtcttgtcttttattttcaGGCTCATGCTATGCTCACCTTGTCCAACCCATCAAAAACAGTCCCTTCTCCGCTTCAAGTCCTCCTTTGTCGATGCCTACAACACCTCAGACCCATCACTTTTGGACTTGGGGTCTTGGGACTCCACTTCTGATAGCTGTGCATGGAATAGAGTTGTTTGCGGTTCCTATTCACGTAGCATAGTAGCTCTAAACCTTAGCAATATTTATACTCCACTACAACACTATAATATCAATCCAAATATCTTAGACCCCATTTATAGCATCACATCTTTATCGCTTCTTAATATCTCTTATAACTTTATAGTAGGGGAAATTTCGGGCAAAGGATTGGCTAATCTCACGAAACTAGTTCACCTTGACATGAGTTTGAATGATTTTAATGGCACAATTCCAGCACAAGTTTTCCAGTTAAAGAATCTGCAATTTCTTGATTTATCTTATAATTCACTGAAGGGTGGTTTAAGTAGTGTAGTTGGCAAGCTTGGAAATTTGAGGACTCGAAAGTTGGAAGAGAATGTGCTTGATGGATATGTTCCTGTGCAGATTGGAAATCTGACAAAGTCGCAACACTTTTCTATCAATCACAACAAATTATTGGGGCGTATTCCAGATTCAATAGGGTATTTGAAGGGATTGGAAAGATTATACATGAGCGAAAACAGTTTCAGTGGTTTAATACCTCCATCAATAAGTAACTTGATCAGGTTGGAAACACTTCTCTTGGAAAATAATAGGCTTTCTGGAGAAATCCCTTCAAGTTTATTTGACATAGAGAGTCTCAAGATCTTAAATCTTGGAGGAAACACATTAACTTGGAATAACAATGTCAAAATAGTTCCCAAGT ATGATATGTAA
- the LOC108202720 gene encoding non-specific lipid-transfer protein 1-like, with protein MVRIMAKVAYLAVVLVVVVARMLVEPGEALTCGAPEEQRTGAVCNVYTRGDQPEPSGECCNAYRALRATAKTRAERRQLCSCVQEATSQSRYNRGATANPAARIPRFDSLSEKCGLPSLFSADPEFDCKTVN; from the exons ATGGTAAGAATAATGGCAAAGGTTGCATACTTAGCAGTGGTATTGGTTGTGGTGGTGGCTCGTATGCTGGTGGAGCCGGGTGAAGCTCTAACATGTGGTGCACCCGAGGAACAGAGAACAGGAGCTGTCTGCAATGTTTATACCAGAGGTGATCAACCAGAGCCATCTGGTGAGTGCTGCAATGCGTATAGAGCACTACGTGCAACAGCCAAGACACGAGCAGAAAGGAGGCAATTGTGTTCTTGCGTCCAGGAAGCAACTTCACAAAGCAGATATAATCGTGGTGCTACTGCTAATCCTGCTGCTCGTATTCCAAGATTTGATTCTCTATCAGAAAAATGTGGACTTCCTTCTCTGTTCTCTGCTGATCCTGAATTCGATTGCAAAAC AGTAAATTGA